TGCTGGCGTGGGCGGCCCCGTCGGGCTGGTAGGTGGTGATGACACCCCGGTGGTTTTTCTCCATGAAGGGACGCGCGGTTTCAAAATCCATGATGTCCTCGCTGGATGGGCACGCGCCGCGTTAAGCGCAAGGCGGCGCGGCGCGCGGAGAGTGAGAGCGCCCGCGGGGCGGCGAAGCGCATATCTTGTGCCGCAGGAATTCCAAGTTTCCAAAATACGCTTTTTTCCGCTTTTTCCAAAGTGGTGGCCAAAGTGGCGGCGCGGCGGGCCCCCCTAGATCGGCCGATCGAGGCTGCGGTACTGGATGGCCTCGGCGACGTGGGCGGGGGCGATGGTCTCCGCCCCGGCGAGGTCGGCGATGGTGCGGGCCACCTTGAGGACGCGGTGGTAGGCCCGGGCCGAGAGGCCGAGATGCTCGACGGCGCGCTCGAGGAGCTTTTTCCCTTCTCCGTCTGTTCGGCAAAAGCGCGCGATGCCCTCCGGCCCCATGTGGGCGTTGCCGTGGACGCCGGGGGTGTCCGCAAAGCGCGCCCGCTGAAGCTCCCGCGCCGCCTCGACCCGCGCGCGCACCGCCTCGGAACTCTCCCCCGTGGGGTCTTCGGCGAGTTCCTTCCACCTGAGCCGGGGGACGTTCAGGTGAAGGTCGATCCGATCGAGAAGGGGGCCCGAGATGCGCGAGCGGTAGCGGGCGATCTGCTTCGGGGTGCAGGCGCACGCGCGGGACGGATCGCCCAGGTGGCCGCAGGGGCAGGGGTTCATCGCCGCCGTCAGCATGAAGCGGGTCGGGAAGGTGAGGCTCGCCTGCGCGCGGCTGATCGTGAGGCGGCCCTCCTCGAGGGGGCTGCGCAGGCTCTCGAGGACGTTCTTGCGGAACTCGGGCAGCTCATCGAGAAAGAGCACCCCGTTGTGGGCGAGGGAGGCCTCCCCCGGCAGCGGAATCGTCCCGCCGCCCACCATGCCCGCGTCGCTGATGGTGTGGTGCGGCGCGCGGAAGGGCCGCGCCGCGACCAGGGCGTGCGCGGGCCCGAGCTTGCCGAGCACGCTCCAGACCTGGCTGGTCTCGATGGCCTCCTCGAGTGTCAGGCGGGGGAGGATGGAGGGGAGCCTGCGGGCGAGCATGCTCTTTCCGCTCCCCGGGGGGCCGATCATGATGAGGTTGTGGCCGCCCGCCGCGGCGACCTCGAGGGCGCGCTTGGCGTGGTGCTGGCCGCGGATGTCGCTGAGATCGGTTGTGGGGGCGTGCCCGTTCTGCCCGTTCGCCGCGCCCGCCGCCTCGGCGGAGATGGCGACCTCGCCCCTGAGGAAGCCCACCACCTGGGGAAGGGTGTGGACCGGGTAGATCGGAAGCCCGTCCACCACGGCGGCCTCGGCCGCGTTCTCGGCCGGGAGGACGAGCCCCGCCAGCCCCATCCGCTTGGCGAGGACGGCGATGTTGAGCGCCCCGCGCACCGGCTTGAGGGCGCCGTCGAGGGCGAGCTCGCCCAGATACATCATCCCGGGCCGCTGCGCATCGCGCGGAGCCGCGCCGTTCGCCTCGAGGAGCCCCAGCGCGATGGGCAGATCGAAGGCGCTCCCCTCCTTGCGCATGTCGGCGGGCGAGAGGTTAACCGTGATGCGCCCGAGGGGGTAGACAAAGCCCGTGTTCGAGATGGCGGCGCGGATGCGGTCCTTGCTCTCTTTCACGGCCGCGTCGGGGAGGCCCACCGTCGCGTAGGCGGGGAGCCCGCCGGCCAGGTCCACCTCGACATCGATCGGATGGGCGTCCACCCCGAGGACGGCGGCGGAGCGGGTTTTCGCCAGCATGATGTCCCTCCTGTTGAAGAAAAAGGCCGGCTGTTGGAGAAAAAGACCGACAGCGAATATAAGACGAAATGATACACGAAAAAACAGCGAAATCAACTCTTCATTTTCTGGCCGGGAAAAAGGCCCGGCCGGTGGGGGTTTTCGGCAAGGACCGCGGGATAGAGGGGAGCCTTCGGGCGAGCATGCTCTTTCCGCTGCCGGGGGGACCGATCATGATGAGATTGTGGCCGCCCGGTGCGGCGGCCTCGAGCGCCAGCCGGGGATGCCGGCGCCGGTGCACGAAAAAATCCCGCAGTATCGCGCAGCATCCCGCAAAACTCTCCATCGGGCTTCTTTTTGCCTCTTTTTGGAAAGGCGGCCTCCATCCCATCCTTCCCCCGTGGGGGGGGAAGGGGCCAAGGAAGACGGCCCACACACACTCGGCCGCCCCCGGGCGCACTCCGGCCCCCTTTTTGGATCGGCGGCGGGCCGCCCTCGAGACCACTCTCGCACATGCGGCGGGGGGCACCGGGGCAGGAAATTCGCGGAACGCGCGGCCGGCTGCCGGCGCACCCTGGCCGGGTGCTCCCCTTCGAGGCGATCGCCGGGGCGCACCGTTGCATGGAGGAAAACCGGGCGTGCAGCAAGATGGCGGTGCGGGTCACGGACGAGCCCATCAACGCGAATCCGGCGGCGGCTGTCACGGCCAGGACCGCCACGATGATGATGGTGAGACCGAGGCCGGACTTCATCGCGCCCTCCCTCATGGACTGCGGGGACGAGGTGAAATCCCCGGCCACCCTTCCCGGGATTTCTGCCCGCTCCCCTGCAGAGCGGATCCGGGAAAAGCGCCATCCGCTGTTTTGGGGAAAGCGGGAAAAGCCGTCATTCGAAAAGGATGGGATAGTTCAATATTAATGATGAAAAGGGTTTTTCACGGACGCTCCCGGGTGCCCGTGATATAATTCCGGGGGCTGCCGGGTTTCTCTTCGAGGACCCGCGCCAGGGAGGCGCCATGCTCGTCGTCAACCGCCGGATACATATCCCTCTCCGCGAGTTTCATTTTCAGTTCGCCCGCAGCGGCGGCGCGGGCGGCCAGAACGTGAACAAGGTGAACACGAAGGCCATCCTCCGCTGGGCGGTCTCGGGCTCGCCGAGCCTCCCGGCGGATGTGCGCGATCGCTTTTGCGAGCGCTACCGGCGGCGTATCACCCGGGAGGGTGAGCTCGTTCTCGCGAGCCAGCGCTTCCGCGATCAGGGGCGCAACGTGGCCGATTGTCTCGAGAAACTCCGCCAGCTCATCGAGGAGGTGGCGACTGCGCCCAAGCGAAGGCGCCCCACCCGGCCGACGAAGGCCGCCAAGGAGCGCCGCCTGGGTGAAAAACACCGCCTTTCCGAGAAGAAAAAGCGGCGCGGACACATTCGGGGGGAGGAGTAGATGCCATGAAATGGCGGGTTCTTCTGGCGGGGCTTCTTCTCGCGGGGTCGCTGCTGCCCGCCGGCGCATATCCGGCGGCGGAGGCGCAGGTGGATGTCGATCTGGAGCTTCTTCTCGCCGTAGACATCTCGGGGAGCATTGACGAGGAGGAGGCGGCGCTCCAGCGGAAGGGCTATATCGCCGCCATCCGCTCGGGGGCGGTCCTCTCGGCCATCCGCTCGGGCCGCCTGCGGCGCATCGCGCTCGCCTACGCCGAATGGGCGGGGGAGGGCTTTCAGCAGATGTTGGTGGACTGGCGCATCGTGAAGGATGAGGTGAGCGCCCAAGCCTTCGCGAAGGCCCTTGCCGCCGCTCCGGTCGGGGTCGGTCCCTACACTTCCATCAGCGGGGCGATTGAATTCGCCGTGCCCCTGTTCGCCGCGAACCGCTTCCGGGGCGCGCGCCGGGTGGTGGACATCTCGGGCGATGGCCCCAACAACAGCGGCGGACCCGTCACACCGGCCCGCGACCGGGCGGTCCGGGCGGGTGTGACCATCAACGGCCTGCCCATCATGAACAACCGGCCGAGCCGCTTCGGCTTTATGCCGATGCCGGACCTCGATCTCTACTACCGCGAGTGCGTCATCGGCGGCCCGGGCGCCTTCATCATCGTGGCGAAAACTTTCCGCGATTTCGCCCGGGCCATCCGGCGAAAGATGGTGCTCGAGATCGCAGGCAGGCGGCCGGAGGATGGGAAGAAGGCGCGCTTCGTGCCCGCCGCCGCGCCCCGACGGGGGCTGCGCCCCGCGCCCGCCTGCGATGTGGGCGAGCGGAGGCTGCGGCAGCGGCTCCGCGATTTGTACTGATCGGCCGGGCGGCTACGCTTCTTCGCCGAACATCATGATGTCGCAGTAGATCTCGATGTAGTTCCCGTCCGGATCGGTGATGTAGAAGGCGCGGTTGCCGCTTCCTTTCTCGAAGCCGTCCCCCTCGATGCCGTGGACGAGGGGGCCGTACTTGATCTCCACCCCGCAGCTTTTGACGTGTTCGATCGCCTTGAGCCACTCCCGCCGATCGGGAACCTCGTAGGCGATGTGCTGGAATCCGGCTTTCCGCTCCTCGAGGGAGTTTTCCGTATCGGGGTAGAGGCTGGGCGCGCCCTCGGGGGCCTGGAAGAAGACCACCTCGTGGTGGGTGCGATCGCACCGCAGGAAGACGCAGGCGCCGCCCGGCACCTTCGCGCCGGGGCCATCGCGGCTGGTGACCTTGAAGCCGAGGACGCTGGTGTAGAAATCCTCCATCCGCGCGAGATCGCGGGTCCAGAATCCGATGTGTCCGATCTTGTTTGTCTTGAACATCTCGCACCCTCCTGACTCCCCCGGAGTTTTCCGGATGGCCTCAGCGCCCCTCCACAACGGCCATGGCCTTGATCTCGAGCATCATGTCGGGGTGATCGAACCCCTTGACGGTGATGAGGGCGCTCGAGGGGCAGACGCTCGGAAAAAACTCGCGCCGGACGGCGACGTATCGATCCGAAAGACGCGGATCGGTGAAGAAGGTCGTCATCGTCACGATGTCCTCGATCTTCCCCCCCGCCTTTTCGAGAATCCCGCCGATGAAGCGGAAGGAGGCGCGCACCTGCTCCTCGAACTTTCCGGCGAGGGGCGCGCCCGCCTCGTCTTTGTATCTTCCCACCCCCGCGATCCAGACGATCTTTCCGCCCGCTGTCGCGACCGCGTCGGAGTAGCCGCGGGTTTCGGTGTCCTGCCCCGAGAATTCCCTGCGCTCCATCCTATTCGTCTCCGATGACGCCGATGCCCTTGATCTCGATCAGCATGTCGGGGTGATCGAGGCCGGCCACCGTGATGAGCGCGCTCGAGGGATAGTTTCCGCTTGGGAAGTATTTTTTCCGAACCTCGACGAACCGATCCGAGAGCCGGGTGTCGGTGACGAAAACCTCCATCGTGACGACATCCTCGAGGGTGCCGCCCGCCTGTTCCATCACTTTGGCCATCCGGCGGAAGGTGGCGTCGGCCTGGGCGATGAAATCACCGGCGAGGGAGTTGCCGTTTTCATCGGTGTGCGGGGCAAAGCCCGCGAGCCAGACGATGCGCCCGCCCTTTGTGACGACGGCGGCCGAGAACCCGCGGGACTTTGTGGCGGGGCCTTCAAAGTATTGACGGGGCATGGATTCCTCCTGTCGATGGGATGCCTGTCTTCGATCGGATTCGGAAGGCCTTTATTCTCTCACCGCGGCGAAGCGCCCGCCACCCCTTCTCCGCGGGCGAGGGGTACCACTATCAGGGCGGCCGCCGCGATGAAGGCGGCGCAGAGGAGCGCCATCGTCTCCAGCCGCACTCCCCGGTCGATGAAGAAGCCCATCATGACGGGGGAGAGCGCCGTGGCGAAGACGGTGCACGAGGCGGCGAGGGCGCGGATCGCCCCGATGTGGCCGGTGCCGTAAATCTCCGCCCAGACGGCGCCCCCGATCGTGAAGTTCATCCCCATCGAGAGGCCGAAGGCGAACATGTAGATGAACGCGATGTTCGGATGATCGGAGAGCGCAATCGAGAGCATCGAGACGGCCATCGGCAGGAGAAAGAGCGGGAGGAGCCGCCTCGCCCCGATCCGATCGATCAAGGGTCCCGAGAAGAGCGCGGCGGCGACGGTGGTCACCGAATACACCATGAAGGTGCCCGCCAGATAGGCCAGGGCCCAGCCTTTCGACTGGGCGAGATGGGCGCCGTGGAAGAAAAAACCCGTCGAGATGAACGAAGGGGCCATCATCGAGGGAAGAATGAGATAGAAGCGCAGATCGCGCACCACATCGCGCCGGGTCCAGGCGCGGGCGGGGGGCGCGCTTTTTTCTTCTCCGGGGGCGGGGGGCGTTTGCCGCTGTCCCTCCAGGTAGCGGCGGTGGCGCTCGGGGTGCCCCTTCAGGAGCCAGAGCGCGAGCGGTATCAGGAGGAGCACCAGGGCGCCGCCCGTCGCCAGCCAGGTTTCCCGCCATCCCATCCGGGCGATGGCGTAGACGGCGATGAAGCCGAAGATTCCCTGCCCGAGCGGATTGCCGAAGGTGGCCACGCTGATCGCCTTTCCGCGGTCCTTGTCGTAGTAGCGCGCCATGGAGGTGATGGCGGTGTGGGTCATGAGGCCCTGCCCGAAGAACCGCAGGGCGAAGATGACGAGGTAGAGCACCGCGATGTGCGGAACGAACCCCATGATCAGGGTGGCGAGGGCGAGGCCGCCGCAGACCAGCGCCGTGTAGTGGCGCAAATCGAGATGGTCGATCATCCGGCCTGCCCAGATCAGGCAGGCGGCGCTTGTCAGGGTGGCCAGCGAGTAGGTGAGGCCGAAGCCGCCGTGGGTCAGCGAGAACGCGCCGCGGATCTCCGCGCTGAAGATGC
The sequence above is drawn from the bacterium genome and encodes:
- a CDS encoding YifB family Mg chelatase-like AAA ATPase, producing the protein MLAKTRSAAVLGVDAHPIDVEVDLAGGLPAYATVGLPDAAVKESKDRIRAAISNTGFVYPLGRITVNLSPADMRKEGSAFDLPIALGLLEANGAAPRDAQRPGMMYLGELALDGALKPVRGALNIAVLAKRMGLAGLVLPAENAAEAAVVDGLPIYPVHTLPQVVGFLRGEVAISAEAAGAANGQNGHAPTTDLSDIRGQHHAKRALEVAAAGGHNLIMIGPPGSGKSMLARRLPSILPRLTLEEAIETSQVWSVLGKLGPAHALVAARPFRAPHHTISDAGMVGGGTIPLPGEASLAHNGVLFLDELPEFRKNVLESLRSPLEEGRLTISRAQASLTFPTRFMLTAAMNPCPCGHLGDPSRACACTPKQIARYRSRISGPLLDRIDLHLNVPRLRWKELAEDPTGESSEAVRARVEAARELQRARFADTPGVHGNAHMGPEGIARFCRTDGEGKKLLERAVEHLGLSARAYHRVLKVARTIADLAGAETIAPAHVAEAIQYRSLDRPI
- the arfB gene encoding alternative ribosome rescue aminoacyl-tRNA hydrolase ArfB, encoding MLVVNRRIHIPLREFHFQFARSGGAGGQNVNKVNTKAILRWAVSGSPSLPADVRDRFCERYRRRITREGELVLASQRFRDQGRNVADCLEKLRQLIEEVATAPKRRRPTRPTKAAKERRLGEKHRLSEKKKRRGHIRGEE
- a CDS encoding DUF1194 domain-containing protein; the encoded protein is MKWRVLLAGLLLAGSLLPAGAYPAAEAQVDVDLELLLAVDISGSIDEEEAALQRKGYIAAIRSGAVLSAIRSGRLRRIALAYAEWAGEGFQQMLVDWRIVKDEVSAQAFAKALAAAPVGVGPYTSISGAIEFAVPLFAANRFRGARRVVDISGDGPNNSGGPVTPARDRAVRAGVTINGLPIMNNRPSRFGFMPMPDLDLYYRECVIGGPGAFIIVAKTFRDFARAIRRKMVLEIAGRRPEDGKKARFVPAAAPRRGLRPAPACDVGERRLRQRLRDLY
- a CDS encoding VOC family protein; this encodes MFKTNKIGHIGFWTRDLARMEDFYTSVLGFKVTSRDGPGAKVPGGACVFLRCDRTHHEVVFFQAPEGAPSLYPDTENSLEERKAGFQHIAYEVPDRREWLKAIEHVKSCGVEIKYGPLVHGIEGDGFEKGSGNRAFYITDPDGNYIEIYCDIMMFGEEA
- a CDS encoding Rid family hydrolase → MERREFSGQDTETRGYSDAVATAGGKIVWIAGVGRYKDEAGAPLAGKFEEQVRASFRFIGGILEKAGGKIEDIVTMTTFFTDPRLSDRYVAVRREFFPSVCPSSALITVKGFDHPDMMLEIKAMAVVEGR
- a CDS encoding RidA family protein is translated as MPRQYFEGPATKSRGFSAAVVTKGGRIVWLAGFAPHTDENGNSLAGDFIAQADATFRRMAKVMEQAGGTLEDVVTMEVFVTDTRLSDRFVEVRKKYFPSGNYPSSALITVAGLDHPDMLIEIKGIGVIGDE
- a CDS encoding MFS transporter; the encoded protein is MNYLSFLIAQRRFLAFGFALTLFSAFGQTYYIGIFSAEIRGAFSLTHGGFGLTYSLATLTSAACLIWAGRMIDHLDLRHYTALVCGGLALATLIMGFVPHIAVLYLVIFALRFFGQGLMTHTAITSMARYYDKDRGKAISVATFGNPLGQGIFGFIAVYAIARMGWRETWLATGGALVLLLIPLALWLLKGHPERHRRYLEGQRQTPPAPGEEKSAPPARAWTRRDVVRDLRFYLILPSMMAPSFISTGFFFHGAHLAQSKGWALAYLAGTFMVYSVTTVAAALFSGPLIDRIGARRLLPLFLLPMAVSMLSIALSDHPNIAFIYMFAFGLSMGMNFTIGGAVWAEIYGTGHIGAIRALAASCTVFATALSPVMMGFFIDRGVRLETMALLCAAFIAAAALIVVPLARGEGVAGASPR